The Bacteroides fragilis NCTC 9343 genome includes the window TGACGCTTACACCCCGGACGGACGTCCCGATATGCGACCGGAATATCCCTCGATCGTATACACCCAAATTCTGAAAAAACTCTATCCCGATGTTCCCGTCGTTTTGGGAGGTATTGAAGCAAGTATGCGCCGCCTCAGCCATTATGACTATTGGCAGGATCGGTTAAAGAAAAGTATACTTTGTGAAAGCGGTGCCGACATGCTGATTTACGGCATGGGAGAAAAGCCTATTTGTGAGTTGGTCCGCCGATTGACAGCCCTGTGTGATAATCAGGATGGAGTGATTTCATCATCCGACATTCATTCTCCGGCATTATCCTCTATCCCGCAGACGGCTTATCTGACCAGAAAATATGAATCCGACGAGAATGATATCACCCTCTATTCGCATGAAGAATGTTTGGCTGATAAAAAGAAACAGGCAACCAACTTCCGTCATATAGAAGAGGAAAGCAATAAATACGCGGCAGCCCGAATCGTACAGGCTGTCGATGGTAAAACAGTGGTTGTAAATCCACCCTACCCTCCTATGACAGAGAAAGAGCTGGACCGTTCGTTCGATCTCCCTTACACTCGTTTGCCTCATCCCAAATACAAAGGCAAACGCATTCCGGCTTATGATATGATTAAATTTTCCGTTAATATCCACCGGGGATGTTTTGGCGGATGCGCTTTTTGTACCATCTCCGCCCATCAGGGAAAATTTATAGTCAGCCGAAGCAAGGAAAGCATTCTGAAAGAAGTAAAAGAGGTAGTTCAATTGCCCGATTTCAAAGGAAATCTGAGCGATTTAGGAGGTCCTTCTGCCAATATGTATAAAATGGGCGGGAAAGATCTCTCCCTTTGCAAACGTTGTAAACGCCCCTCTTGCATTCATCCCAAAGTGTGTCCGAACCTGAATACGGATCACCGTCCGCTATTGGATATTTACTATGCAGTGGACTCTTTACCTGAGATCAAACGAAGTTTCATCGGAAGTGGAGTGCGATACGACTTATTGCTCCATCAAAGCAAGGATGCTACCGTCAACAAAATCACAGCAGAATATACTCGCGAACTAATAGCCCGCCACGTCAGCGGACGCCTGAAAGTTGCACCGGAACATACCAGTGACCGGGTACTGAGTATCATGCGTAAACCCGCTTTCAGCCAATTCGGAGAATTTAAAAAGATATTCGACAGAATCAACCGGGAACTTGGCTTGCGCCAACAATTGATCCCTTATTTCATCTCCAGTCATCCGGGCTGTAAAGAAGAAGATATGGCGGAACTGGCAGTCATCACCAAACAACTGGACTTCCATCTGGAACAAGTGCAGGATTTCACCCCTACCCCTATGACCGTAGCCACCGAAGCTTGGTATACAGGCTTTCATCCGTATACACTCGAACCGGTATTCAGTGCCAAGACTCAACGGGAAAAGTTGGCACAAAGACAATTTTTCTTTTGGTATAAACCGGAAGAACGACGGAATATCATCAATGAATTGCGCCGCATCGGACGGGCGGACCTGATAGACAAACTATACGGAAAGAGGAAATGACAACTTCCTCTTTCCACACTTCACTTACTCTTTCTCTTTCACCGGTAATGCCACAATTTCCAGTAGTACACTGACAGCCGTTTCCACATTCGGAATATCTTTTACCAACATAGACCGACGTCCGTTCTGCTCTCTCAAATCACATCTTCGGGTATACTTCATCATATAGTCGATCATCTTGCCGAAAGCAGCACTCTGATAATACGGGCTTTCTGCATTGTTGACAAAGAACAGTGTCATACGTCCTCCTTTCAAGAACACTTTTTCCACTCCCAATCGGGCAGCCAGGCGCCTTAACGGTACTATACGCAACAATTCTTCAGTCTCAGGCGGAATAGGGCCGAAACGGTCTTCCAATCGTGAACGGAAAGCATCTACATCTCTATCGAGAGTCAGTCCGTCCAGTTCCCGATACAGTAACATACGTTCGCTGCTGCCCGTCACATAATTAGCCGGTAACAGCAATTCCAGATCGCTTTCCACCTGACATTCTTCAACAAACTCTTCACCACTAATGACACCTTCTCCTTTTAATTCGTCAGCATAAAGTTCGGCAAATTCATCCGTTTTCAGTTCATGCACAGCTTCCGACAATATCTTCTGATAAGTTTCATAACCCAGATCGGCGATAAATCCACTCTGTTCGGCTCCCAGCATATTACCCGCACCGCGAATGTCCAGATCCTGCATGGCAATATGAATACCACTACCCAGATCACTGAAATTCTCGATCGCCTGCAGGCGACGTTTGGCTTCGGGGGTTAACGAAGACAACGGAGGAGCCAGCAAGTAACAGAACGCCTTTTTATTGCTACGTCCCACACGTCCGCGCATCTGGTGCAGATCGCTCAATCCGAAGTTTTGTGCCTGGTTGATAATAATCGTGTTCGCATTCGGTATATCGATTCCACTCTCGATAATAGTGGTTGCAATCAGTACATCGTAGTCATAATTGACAAAGCCGAAAATGATCTGTTCCAATTCCGCCGGCTCCATCTGTCCGTGTCCGATGGCTATCCGGCAATCCGGAATGTGACGAAGAATCATTGCTTTCAGTTCCGGAAGATTGGCTATACGGTTGTTTACCAGAAAAACCTGCCCATTACGACTCATCTCAAAGTTAATGGCATCAGCTATCACCTCTTCACTGAACGTATGTACCTCCGTCTGTATCGGATAACGGTTGGGAGGTGGAGTTGAAATCACACTCAAGTCACGCGCTCCCATCAGCGAGAATTGCAAAGTACGCGGAATAGGAGTTGCCGTCATTGTCAATGTATCCACATTGACCTTCATCTGCCGCAGCTTCTCCTTGACCGACACACCGAACTTCTGCTCTTCGTCAATAATCAGTAGTCCGAGGTCTTTGAACTTGACATCTTTTCCCAAGATACGGTGCGTACCGATCAGAATATTCACGTCTCCAGCTTCCAATCCTTTGATTACCGCCTTTGCCTGTGCCGCCGTACGGGCACGGCTGAGATATTCTACCCGGCAGGGAAGTCCTTTCAGGCGATCACGAAAAGTCTGGAAGTGTTGGTATGCCAAAACCGTTGTAGGCACCAGTACGGCTACCTGCTTATTGTCTGCTACGGCTTTAAATGCGGCACGGATGGCCACTTCAGTCTTACCGAAGCCAACGTCTCCGCATACCAGGCGATCCATAGGCATATCCCGTTCCATATCCTGTTTCACATCCGCCGTAGCCTTACTCTGATCGGGGGTATCTTCATAGATGAACGAAGCCTCCAATTCCCGTTGCAAAAAACTATCGGGACTGTATGCAAACCCTTTCTCTTCACGACGTTGTGAATAAAGTTTTATCAAGTCACGAGCTATATCCTTAATCTTTGTCTTTGTACGCTCCTTCAGTTTCTCCCAAGCGCCCGTACCCAATTTGTTCAGTCGGGGGGCTTCTCCTTCTTTACCTTTATATTTTGAAACTTTATGCAACGAATGGATAGAAACAAATACCACGTCTTCATTCTGATAGACCAGTTTCATGACCTCCTGTGTCGTATCTCCGTTAGGAATACGTACCAGACCGGAAAAACGTCCCACACCATGATCGGTATGTACCACATAATCACCGGGGGTGAACTGATTCAACTCTTTCAGCGAAAGGGCGACCTTTCCCGAACGGGCTTTATCACTCTTCAGATTATATTTATGGAAACGGTCGAACAACTGGTGATCGGTAAACAAACAAAGTTTCAAGGTATCGTCTGCAAACCCTTCATGCAGAGTCCGCTCCACAGCCGTAAACTGAATCCGGTCTCCCCGATCCTCAAAAATGGCTTTGATACGATCCGTCTGTTTCGTACTGTCACTACAGATATAAAGTGCATATCCCCGGTTCAGATACTCTTTGAAAGACTCCGCCACCAAATCGAAATTCTTATGAAAAATAGGTTGTGCCGTAGTATGAAATGTCAAGGTAGCATCCGGTGTGCCGGTCGGCTTGTTACCAAACTCCATCCGCCGGAAATCGAGCGCACGAACAGTGAACTCACTCCCATCGATCAATTTTCCTTCCAAAGTAATGCCTCCATTCTCTTCGGCCTCCTGAGAAGCAAGAGCCTGCGGTGTGAGCGATTCATCGTGAACAACCTGAATACGCTCCCGCAACCAAAGGAAATCACGCATCGCCAAAGTGGTATCTTTCGGGATAAAATCAAGAAAAGAAGTTGTAACCTTTCCGGTTACGGCAAGATCGGGCACAATCACAATACTCTCTTTCTTCTCTTTCGACAACTGTGAATCGACCTCAAATGTACGGATACTCTCCACGTCATTACCGAAAAAGTCAATACGATAGGGATACTCGGACGAAAATGAAAACACGTCGATAATACTTCCACGAACGGCATACTGCCCCGGTTCGTATACATAATCCACGTATTCAAACCCGTAACTATGCAATACATCCGTAATGAAACCCGTATCCACCCGCTCACCCACGTGCAGTTTCAGGGTATTCTCGCTCAACTCCTGCCGTGATACGACCTTTTCGGCTAATGCATCGGGATAAGTGACGATACACAATCCCTCCTCACCCTTCTGCAAGCGACTGAGCACTTCGGTACGCAAAATCTCGTTAGCAGCATCTTTCTGTCCGTACTTCACCGAACGACGAAACGAAGAAGGGAAAAACAAAATGCGCTCTGTACCCAACACTTGGGTAAGATCATGATAAAAATAACCGGCTTCTTCCAGGTCACCTAATATAAAAACAAACGGGCAAGGACTCTTTTCAACCAACGCCGAAGCGAACAAGGAAGCAGCGGAAGCATATAAGCCGCCGCAATAGATATGTCTGACTGCGGGCTCCCCCAACAGTTTATTCAGGGCCTCTACATTCGGATGCCCCGCATATTGAT containing:
- a CDS encoding YgiQ family radical SAM protein, translating into MKEYRLTDWLPTTKKEVELRGWDELDVILFSGDAYVDHPSFGAAVIGRILEAEGLRVAIVPQPNWRDDLRDFRKLGRPRLFFGISAGCMDSMVNKYTANKRLRSDDAYTPDGRPDMRPEYPSIVYTQILKKLYPDVPVVLGGIEASMRRLSHYDYWQDRLKKSILCESGADMLIYGMGEKPICELVRRLTALCDNQDGVISSSDIHSPALSSIPQTAYLTRKYESDENDITLYSHEECLADKKKQATNFRHIEEESNKYAAARIVQAVDGKTVVVNPPYPPMTEKELDRSFDLPYTRLPHPKYKGKRIPAYDMIKFSVNIHRGCFGGCAFCTISAHQGKFIVSRSKESILKEVKEVVQLPDFKGNLSDLGGPSANMYKMGGKDLSLCKRCKRPSCIHPKVCPNLNTDHRPLLDIYYAVDSLPEIKRSFIGSGVRYDLLLHQSKDATVNKITAEYTRELIARHVSGRLKVAPEHTSDRVLSIMRKPAFSQFGEFKKIFDRINRELGLRQQLIPYFISSHPGCKEEDMAELAVITKQLDFHLEQVQDFTPTPMTVATEAWYTGFHPYTLEPVFSAKTQREKLAQRQFFFWYKPEERRNIINELRRIGRADLIDKLYGKRK
- the mfd gene encoding transcription-repair coupling factor, with product MTITELQHQYAGHPNVEALNKLLGEPAVRHIYCGGLYASAASLFASALVEKSPCPFVFILGDLEEAGYFYHDLTQVLGTERILFFPSSFRRSVKYGQKDAANEILRTEVLSRLQKGEEGLCIVTYPDALAEKVVSRQELSENTLKLHVGERVDTGFITDVLHSYGFEYVDYVYEPGQYAVRGSIIDVFSFSSEYPYRIDFFGNDVESIRTFEVDSQLSKEKKESIVIVPDLAVTGKVTTSFLDFIPKDTTLAMRDFLWLRERIQVVHDESLTPQALASQEAEENGGITLEGKLIDGSEFTVRALDFRRMEFGNKPTGTPDATLTFHTTAQPIFHKNFDLVAESFKEYLNRGYALYICSDSTKQTDRIKAIFEDRGDRIQFTAVERTLHEGFADDTLKLCLFTDHQLFDRFHKYNLKSDKARSGKVALSLKELNQFTPGDYVVHTDHGVGRFSGLVRIPNGDTTQEVMKLVYQNEDVVFVSIHSLHKVSKYKGKEGEAPRLNKLGTGAWEKLKERTKTKIKDIARDLIKLYSQRREEKGFAYSPDSFLQRELEASFIYEDTPDQSKATADVKQDMERDMPMDRLVCGDVGFGKTEVAIRAAFKAVADNKQVAVLVPTTVLAYQHFQTFRDRLKGLPCRVEYLSRARTAAQAKAVIKGLEAGDVNILIGTHRILGKDVKFKDLGLLIIDEEQKFGVSVKEKLRQMKVNVDTLTMTATPIPRTLQFSLMGARDLSVISTPPPNRYPIQTEVHTFSEEVIADAINFEMSRNGQVFLVNNRIANLPELKAMILRHIPDCRIAIGHGQMEPAELEQIIFGFVNYDYDVLIATTIIESGIDIPNANTIIINQAQNFGLSDLHQMRGRVGRSNKKAFCYLLAPPLSSLTPEAKRRLQAIENFSDLGSGIHIAMQDLDIRGAGNMLGAEQSGFIADLGYETYQKILSEAVHELKTDEFAELYADELKGEGVISGEEFVEECQVESDLELLLPANYVTGSSERMLLYRELDGLTLDRDVDAFRSRLEDRFGPIPPETEELLRIVPLRRLAARLGVEKVFLKGGRMTLFFVNNAESPYYQSAAFGKMIDYMMKYTRRCDLREQNGRRSMLVKDIPNVETAVSVLLEIVALPVKEKE